Sequence from the uncultured Flavobacterium sp. genome:
AAAATCTAAAACCGGCGCAACATTAAACTGTCCTAAACTATGTTTTATCGAAGCTCTTAAAATAGCGTATAATGCCTGTTCATCATCAAACTTAATTTCTGTTTTAGTTGGATGAATATTGATATCAATTGTGTTTGGCGGAACTTGCAAATACAAGAAATAACTTGGCTGAGAACCGTCTTTCAAAAGTCCATCATAAGCTGCCATTACTGCGTGATGCAAATAACCGCTTTTAATAAAACGATCGTTTACAAAAAAGAATTGTTCGCCTCGGCTTTTCTTAGCAAATTCAGGTTTGCAAACAAATCCCTGAACGTTTATAATTTCTGTATCTTCATTAACTGGAACTAGTTTCTCATTGGTTTTACCCGACATTATCCCAACAATTCGTTGACGATAACCTGCTGCCGGCAAATTATACATTTCGCTTCCGTTATGATAAAATGTAAAATGAATATTTGGATGCGCCAAAGCTACTCGCTGAAATTCATCCATAACATGACGAAATTCAACTGTATCTGATTTTAAGAAGTTACGACGTGCCGGAATATTAAAAAATAAATTTTTAACCGCAAATGAGGTTCCTTTAGGTAAAACAGCAACTTCCTGCGAAACAAATTTACTTCCTTCGATTATAATATGAGTCCCAAGTTCGTCCTGATCTTGTTTGGTTTTCATTTCCATGTGCGCAATTGCGGCAATAGAAGCCAATGCTTCTCCACGAAAACCTTTGGTAGCAAGTGAAAATAAATCTTCGGCCTGACGTATTTTTGAAGTTGCGTGGCGCTCAAAACACAAACGAGCGTCGGTAACATTCATTCCCATACCATTATCGATCACCTGAACCAATGATTTTCCAGCGTCTTTAATGATCAATTTAATATCAGTTGCTTTTGCATCAACAGCATTTTCTAATAGCTCTTTTACAACTGAAGCTGGTCTTTGAACCACTTCTCCAGCAGCAATTTGATTAGCAACGTGATCAGGAAGTAATTGAATTATACTCGACATTAAAAAATTTGGGTTAAAGGTTGTTCCTGAATTTTAACAAGATTTTATCTGTAAAAATCTCAGGATAATATTATTAATTTATTCATGATTTTTAAAAACCATGGTGTACAAATTTAATGAATTTCTGTTGGGTTTTAGAATAACAGCTATCATAAAAAAAACAAAAAAACCTATACTATTTTTACACAGTATAGGTTTTAGTATTTTTAAAACATTTGTGTTTTATTCGTTCTCGATTTTTCTTGGTTTATCTTCGATTTGAAGCGCACCTGTAGACAATAATGGTTGGTGAAACGGATGTGACATTGAAGCTTGTTGACGAATATATGCCATTTTTATAGCTGCAATTGCCGCCTCGGTTCCTTTGTTTCCGTGAATTCCTCCACTTCTGTCAATAGATTGTTGCATGTTATTATCTGTTAAAACACAAAAAATAACCGGAATATCAGTTTGAACATTCAAATCTTTAATTCCTTGCGTTACACCTTCGCACACAAAATCAAAATGTTTAGTTTCTCCTTGAATTACACATCCAATTACAATAACTGCATCTACATTTTGCGTTTGCAACATTTTCTTTGCTCCGTAAATCAGCTCAAAACTTCCCGGAACATTCCAACGAATAATTTGTTGCTGTGGTACATCGCAATCAACTAAGGCATCAAAAGCGCCATTATAAAGTCCTTCTGTTATGGTTTCGTTCCACTCAGAAACAACAATCCCAAATCGAAAGTCTTTCGCATTTGGGATCGTGTTTTTATCGTATTCTGATAAGTTTTTATTTTCAGTAGCCATCAGTGATATTTTAAATTTTTGATTTTAGAATTTAGATTCTTAAATACAAATCTACAATCTTAAATCTAAAGTCTAAAATTTTTATTGTGCTAATCCAATCAATACATCAACAGAAGCTGCTTCTGGAGTTGCATCGTAGTTTTCTTTAATATCTGTTAAGTACTTGATAGCATCTTCTTTTTGACCTAAAGCCAAAGCTGTCTTACCTGCTTTTAATAAGAAACGAGGCGTTGTGAAATCATTTTTATTAGATTCAGCAGCTTTTACATAATAGTCTAAAGCTTCTTTTTGTTGGTTCTTTTGAGAATAAGCATCTCCAATTGCACCAATTGCCAAAGCTCCAACGATAGCTTCTTTTGATTTAAATTCTCCTAAGTATTTAATAGCGTCATCATATTTACCAATGTTCAAAGAAGCAATACCAGCATAGTAGTTTGCTAAATTTCCTGCATCAGTTCCAGAATATTCATCAGCAATTTTAACGAATCCGAATTTACCTTCAGAACCATTCAAAGCCAATTTGTATAATGAATCACTTGCTACACCATTTGTCGCTTTTTCAAAATTTTGTTGCGCAACAAACATTTCGCTTGCAGCTTCATTTTGTTTTGGAGCTTCAATAAATTTTTGGTAAGCCAAATATCCAATAGTTGCAACTGCAATACCAGCAACTAAACCAATAATGATTTTTTGATTTTTAGCAACCCAATCCTCAGTTTTTGAAGCGGTTTCATCTAATTTTGAGAACACACCAGCCGTTGTACTATCCTTCTCGTCAATGATTACTTGTTGTTCTTCTGTAACAACATCTTTAACTTCCTTTTCTTTTGGTGTTTTATATCCTCTTTTATTATAAGTTGCCATTTCAATTTAATTTAGTGAACGGCAAAAATAAAATTTTTATTGAAACTAAAGCAAAAAAAAGCAAATTTATATCCATTTTAAAAAAATAATTCACTAAACAGTAACTTATTTAGTATTTCAGAGGAAATAATTCATCTCGAAATGCCCGAAAAGTCTATTGTTTCGATAATTTTTATCCTAATTATTTTCAGACCAACTCAAACTCTCAAATGCTGAAAAAGTAATTTTTAAAAACAGATTTTGCAGAATCTCGCAGATTAAGCATTTATTGAATTAAATTTGCGGAACAAAATCCTTTTTAATCTTTTAATCTGTGGCAGAAAAACCTAATCTGCAGGATAAAGTCATAATCTGGAAACGTCAACTTTTATCATTACAGTTTCAAAAACAATGCATTTAAACAAAATTTCTTTATTCAATTATAAAAATTTCTCTGAAATCAGTTTTGATTTTGACCACAAGATCAATTGTTTTGTGGGCAAAAACGGAATTGGGAAAACCAATGTTCTTGATGCAATTTATCATTTGGCTTATGGAAAAAGTTATTTTAATCCGTTGGCGGTTCAAAACATCAAACACGGAGAAGAGTTTTTTGTAATCGACGCCGAATTAGAGAAAAATGAAAGAACAGAACAAATCGTTTGCAGTTTAAAAAAAGGACAAAAGAAAATTTTAAAAAGAAACGGAAAAGCTTACGATAAATTCTCCGATCATATTGGGTTTATTCCGCTTGTAATTATTTCTCCCGCAGATCGTGATTTAATTGTTGAAGGAAGTGAAACGCGACGTAAATTCATGGATAGCGTGATTTCGCAATTAGATTCCACTTATTTACATCAACTTATTCAATATCAGAAAATAATTGTACAGCGAAATGCTTTGCTTAAATATTTTGCGCTGAATCATGTTTTCGATAATGATACCTTATCTATATATAATGAACAACTAAATAGTTTTGGACAATCGATTTTCGAAAAAAGAAAAGATTTTCTGGAACAATTCATACCTATATTTAATGTACATCACCAAGCCATAACAGGATCTGAGGAAACAGTGCAATTGGTTTATGAAAGTAATTTGTTCGAAAAAGATTTATTGACATTATTAAAGGAGAACATTAATAAAGATCGCGCGCTGCAATATACAAGTGTCGGAATTCATAAAGATGATTTGTCATTTGAAATTGATTCGCATCCAATAAAGAAATTTGGATCACAAGGTCAGCAGAAATCTTTTCTGATTGCTTTGAAATTAGCACAATTCGAATTTCTAAAAAAACAAAGCGGCGTAAAACCGTTATTATTATTTGATGATATTTTTGACAAATTAGATGAAAATCGCGTTGCCAAAATTATCGAAATGGTAAATAGCGAAACTTTTGGTCAGCTTTTTATCTCAGATACACATCCGGAACGTACCGAAGCGATAGTAAAATCGACACATCAGACTTATAAGATGTTTAATTTAGGGTGATTTTTTTTTGCCACGAATTTCACTAATTTTCACTAATTGTCTTTGTCTAAAATAATAGCTAAGGATTTTAGCTTTGACAAAGTTCAAAACTTTGTCAAAGCTGAACAGCGAACAGTTATTTAAAAAATTCGTGCTAATTCGTGCAATTCGTGGCGAGAAACCTTTAATCCCAACAAACCTTTTTTTTTCACTTTCTATTATGAACTCAAAAATTGAAAAATCATTACTTTAGCAATTCTATATTTTAAAATTCAGTCTTATGAAATTTTCTAAAATTTTATTCCTAATAGTTTCCGTTGTACTGATTTCCTGTAATGAAAAGAAAGACAATTCTTTTAAGGAGATTGCTCCGAAAGATTTTGCAGAAAAAATCAAAACAACCGAGAATCCTCAAATACTTGACGTTCGAACTCCTGAAGAATTCGAATCTGAACATATTGACAATGCCGCAAATGTAAACTGGAACAGTGAAGATTTTGCCGAAAAAGCAGCTTCTTACGATAAATCGAAACCTGTTTTTGTATATTGTTTAAGTGGCGGAAGAAGTAAAAAAGCTGCCGCAAAACTAAATGAATTAGGTTTTACCAATGTTTATGAATTAGAAGGCGGAATCATGAAATGGAATGCAGAAGGATTATCAAAACCTTCGACGGCTCAAGTGGGAATGACGATGAATGATTTTAATGATTTATTAAATTCAGACAAAAAAGTTCTGGTTGATTTCTATGCAGAATGGTGTGGTCCATGCAAACAAATGGAACCGTATCTTTTGAAAATGCAAAAAGAAATGGCCGACAAAGTGGTTATCATTCGTGTTGATGTGGACAAAAACAAAACTTTGGCAACTCAACTAAAAATTGACCAACTTCCAACTATGGTTTTATACGAAAACAAAGCTGTACAATGGAAAAATATTGGTTTTATCACCGAAAAAGACTTAAAAAAACAACTGCAATAATATAACGAATATGCTAACTAAAGAATCATTGCAATTTTTAGACGATTTAAAAAAGAACAACAACAGAGATTGGTTTCAGGAGAATAAAAAACGATACGAAGTTTTCAAAAAAGATTACCATCAATTGGTTAGTGATTTTCTGGATGCAATGAAGCCTCTTGATCCGTCATTAGAATTATTGGAAGTTAAAAATTGTACTTTCAGAATCAATCGTGACATTCGTTTTTCTAAAGACAAATCTCCTTATAAAGCACATTTGGGCGTTTGGATGTCATCTGGCGCAAAAGGTCAAAATCGTTCCGGGTATTATGTACATATAGAAAAAGGCGCCAGTTTTATTGCCGGAGGATTTTACTCTCCAGATCCGGATCAATTGAAAAAAGTTCGTAAAGAAATTGCTTTTTTCCATGATGATTTAGAAGCTATTTTAGCAGATAAAAACTTCAAGAAAGAATTTGGAAATTTAGATTTTGACGAAAATAATTCACTTAAAAATCCACCAAGAGGTTACGAAAAAGAACATCCAGCAATTGAGTTTTTGAAACTAAAAAGTTTTACAGCAACTCAAAAATATGATATTTCCGAAGTGACGCAAAAAGATTTTGTTTCCAAAATAAGCAAGAAATTAATCGCCTTAAAACCATTGAACGAATTTATCAATCGTGCTTTAGATACTGACGAATTTTAAAATAGTTTTTTTCGCCACGAATTTCACGAAATAGCACGAATTAATTAGTGGAAATTTGTGAAATTTGTAAAAAAAATCTAAAAAGAATTATCGCCACGAATTCACGAATTATTTAAAATTCATTCGTGAATTCGTGGCGAAAAAAAACTATTAATGAAGAGAAAAATACTTTTTCTGGGAGAATCTTATCGTGCAGACGCGATTACGTGGATGAAGGGTTTGAAGGAATTTGGAGATTTTGAAATCTGTACTTGGGAACTTCAAACGCCAAATAATTCGAAAATCAATCGATTCAAACGTATTTTAGAATACATCTTCTCTCCTATTTCTATTCGAAAAACTATTCGGGAACATAAACCGGATATGATTATTGCAGAAAGAACCACAAGTTATGGTTTTCTTGCTGCGATTTCAGGAATGCATCCAATTGCAATTGCGCAACAAGGCCGAACTGATTTATGGCCGGACGGTTCTGTTTTACTTCCTTTTAAGAAAATCATTCAGAAATATGCTTTCAAAAAAGCCGATTTAATTCATGCTTGGGGTCCGGTTATGACGATTTCTATGAAAGAAATTGGCGTTGATATGAATAAAGTTTTGGTTATCCCGAAAGGAATTGACTTATCGCTTTTTTCTCCTTCGATAAATAATTCAAGCAAAATTGAAGCGATTGTAACTCGTTCTTTGCAACCCGAATATCGCCATGATTCTATTTTGAAAGCTTTTGCGATTCTTAACCAAAAAGGAATTGACTTTTCATTGACTATTGTTGGCGACGGAACAAGATTGCAATTTTTGAAAGATTTAGCAAAAGAATTACAAATCGAAAACAAAGTGATTTTCACAGGAAAAATCCCAAATACTGAGCTTCCTAAATTATTACAACAATCGAATATTTATATTAGTATGCCAATTACCGAAGGCGTTTCGGCTTCTTTATTTGAAGCAATGGCTTGCAATTGTTATCCTGTAGTTTCAGACATTCCTGGAAATCAAAGCTGGATTAAACATCGCAAAAACGGACAATTAATTGAAATCGATAATATCGAAATGCTTACCGAAGAACTTATTTGGTCTTTCGAAAATCCCGAATCCCGAAATAATGCTATTTTGCAAAACAGAAAGTTTGTAGAAGAAAATGCGAATTATGATATCAATATGAAGATTATTGCAGATAAATATCATGAGTTACTAAACCAATATTCTAATTAACTTCCTCAATTAAACCAATCAAAGCAACCTTTTTTATATTTTAAAATGAAAGATCTTTTAGAAAAAATCAAATTAATTTACTTGCCTTTTTTAATAATTGCAATTAGTTTTATTTCTATTTATACTTTCCTGCATTGGTTTTTATTTATCAAATTTGAATTATTTCCCGCTAAGGAAATGTTTTTAAAATTTTGGTTTCCTTGTGGTATTCCATGTATTCTTGTTTACCTTTTTTTAAGACCAAGATTAAAGAACTTAAAATTTAAAGATGATAATAAATCTTTTTTCTTTCATTTAATGGCAGTCGTAGTAATCATAATTCCAACTATGATCGCGCAAGAATATTTGATTACAGCAACTGGAAAACTGACTCCTCTTGATACTATTTCTGAGATTCCAAAACATGAAAAGACAAAATATTATACTTTACAAAAATTCTATATTGACAAAAAGAATATTGGCGTTCTAAACACTGGCGAAGCAACCGGAAAAAACAACGAACGTTTTAATATGCTTATATATGTAGCAATGCCCATTTTAGAAACATCCAAGGAAACTTCCAGACATGAATGTAAATATTGGCTAGGAAAAAGATACTCCGAAGAAATAAGCAATAGTTTATCTAATGGCGAAAAACAGATTAAATTCAAGGATTTTGCTGCAAGAACTGAAAAGGAATTTAATGATACCGATTTTAATCAATTTACTTATTTAGAACTAGTAGGAAACACCGAAGATCATGATAATTTTAATTCGGCAATCGAACAAAATACGCATTACGATCTTAATAAACCCTTTTTATTAATCGCACACGACGAACCTTTTAAAAACCGAAACGGTAAAAAACTCGAATGGGTTTTAGGTTCTTTAGGAATTGGCCTTTTATTTTGGTTTATTCTAATATTTTTCACCAAACTGAAACCACAAAGTTTCAGAAACCTTAAAATTGAAAAAAAATCAAAATTAGAAAGTCTGAAAAATACTTTTGATTTTTTAGTGCCAAGAGAAGATTTTTACATCACTCCAATTTTAATTAACCTCAACTTATTCGTTTTCATTTTAATGGTTTGTACAGGTTTTGGACTTTTTACTTTTAAAGGAAAAGATCTGCTTGATTGGGGCGCAAACTTCAGACCTTTTGTCGAAGACGGACAATGGTGGAGATTACTTACATCTGTCTTTTTGCATGGCGGTATAATGCATTTAGTCTCAAATATGTTTGGTCTTTATATTGTTGGTTTATTTTTGGAACCCGTTTTAGGAAAAACAAAATACCTTTTAATATATCTCGTTACAGGATTTTTTGCAAGTCTGGCGAGTATTTGGTGGCATGACGCAACTGTAAGCGTTGGAGCATCAGGAGCAATTTTTGGGCTTTATGGACTTTTTATTGCGTTATCGCTTCGAAAAGTTTTTTCGGCACTAGTAAACAAAGCTTATTTAGTTTTCAGTGCAATATTTGTGGGCTACAATTTATTAATGGGATTATTTGGAAATATTGATAATGCAGCGCACGTTGGAGGACTTGTAAGTGGTTTTGTTATTGGCTGTATAATAGCATCACATTTAAGAGAACAGAAGGACTTTGACGATCAATTCTAATTGGAATAAAACCCTTTTACGTTAGAACCAAAACGTAACTTTTTTTTAATTTTATCGCGGATAAGCCAAAGAAACTTTCTTTTTAAAATCATCATAA
This genomic interval carries:
- the mutL gene encoding DNA mismatch repair endonuclease MutL, translating into MSSIIQLLPDHVANQIAAGEVVQRPASVVKELLENAVDAKATDIKLIIKDAGKSLVQVIDNGMGMNVTDARLCFERHATSKIRQAEDLFSLATKGFRGEALASIAAIAHMEMKTKQDQDELGTHIIIEGSKFVSQEVAVLPKGTSFAVKNLFFNIPARRNFLKSDTVEFRHVMDEFQRVALAHPNIHFTFYHNGSEMYNLPAAGYRQRIVGIMSGKTNEKLVPVNEDTEIINVQGFVCKPEFAKKSRGEQFFFVNDRFIKSGYLHHAVMAAYDGLLKDGSQPSYFLYLQVPPNTIDINIHPTKTEIKFDDEQALYAILRASIKHSLGQFNVAPVLDFDRDANLDTPYHYKDLEAETPTIQVDGTFNPFTDDKTNQHYSKSSSGSGSGSGSSSGSSYSSGSNSNSYSGGYSKRVEPTASWESLYVGLETESIESSPFTFENEEVTSSLFNDDEIEQATQGTYQIHKKYIVSPIKSGMVIVDQQRAHQRILYEQFLLNMTVNQASSQQLLFPLNLFYSSGEMELIEELKPSLETTGFVFDEAQTDHIVISGIPVNITESEVSLVIEQLLSDLQDGIPANSYSQNDTIAKSMAKSLAVKTGSYLTEKEQDNLVNGLFACKDPNISPFQKPTFITMRVEDIDKKFAL
- the ribH gene encoding 6,7-dimethyl-8-ribityllumazine synthase, whose translation is MATENKNLSEYDKNTIPNAKDFRFGIVVSEWNETITEGLYNGAFDALVDCDVPQQQIIRWNVPGSFELIYGAKKMLQTQNVDAVIVIGCVIQGETKHFDFVCEGVTQGIKDLNVQTDIPVIFCVLTDNNMQQSIDRSGGIHGNKGTEAAIAAIKMAYIRQQASMSHPFHQPLLSTGALQIEDKPRKIENE
- a CDS encoding tetratricopeptide repeat protein, whose amino-acid sequence is MATYNKRGYKTPKEKEVKDVVTEEQQVIIDEKDSTTAGVFSKLDETASKTEDWVAKNQKIIIGLVAGIAVATIGYLAYQKFIEAPKQNEAASEMFVAQQNFEKATNGVASDSLYKLALNGSEGKFGFVKIADEYSGTDAGNLANYYAGIASLNIGKYDDAIKYLGEFKSKEAIVGALAIGAIGDAYSQKNQQKEALDYYVKAAESNKNDFTTPRFLLKAGKTALALGQKEDAIKYLTDIKENYDATPEAASVDVLIGLAQ
- a CDS encoding DNA replication/repair protein RecF codes for the protein MHLNKISLFNYKNFSEISFDFDHKINCFVGKNGIGKTNVLDAIYHLAYGKSYFNPLAVQNIKHGEEFFVIDAELEKNERTEQIVCSLKKGQKKILKRNGKAYDKFSDHIGFIPLVIISPADRDLIVEGSETRRKFMDSVISQLDSTYLHQLIQYQKIIVQRNALLKYFALNHVFDNDTLSIYNEQLNSFGQSIFEKRKDFLEQFIPIFNVHHQAITGSEETVQLVYESNLFEKDLLTLLKENINKDRALQYTSVGIHKDDLSFEIDSHPIKKFGSQGQQKSFLIALKLAQFEFLKKQSGVKPLLLFDDIFDKLDENRVAKIIEMVNSETFGQLFISDTHPERTEAIVKSTHQTYKMFNLG
- a CDS encoding thioredoxin domain-containing protein; its protein translation is MKFSKILFLIVSVVLISCNEKKDNSFKEIAPKDFAEKIKTTENPQILDVRTPEEFESEHIDNAANVNWNSEDFAEKAASYDKSKPVFVYCLSGGRSKKAAAKLNELGFTNVYELEGGIMKWNAEGLSKPSTAQVGMTMNDFNDLLNSDKKVLVDFYAEWCGPCKQMEPYLLKMQKEMADKVVIIRVDVDKNKTLATQLKIDQLPTMVLYENKAVQWKNIGFITEKDLKKQLQ
- a CDS encoding DUF2461 domain-containing protein, with product MLTKESLQFLDDLKKNNNRDWFQENKKRYEVFKKDYHQLVSDFLDAMKPLDPSLELLEVKNCTFRINRDIRFSKDKSPYKAHLGVWMSSGAKGQNRSGYYVHIEKGASFIAGGFYSPDPDQLKKVRKEIAFFHDDLEAILADKNFKKEFGNLDFDENNSLKNPPRGYEKEHPAIEFLKLKSFTATQKYDISEVTQKDFVSKISKKLIALKPLNEFINRALDTDEF
- a CDS encoding glycosyltransferase, which translates into the protein MKRKILFLGESYRADAITWMKGLKEFGDFEICTWELQTPNNSKINRFKRILEYIFSPISIRKTIREHKPDMIIAERTTSYGFLAAISGMHPIAIAQQGRTDLWPDGSVLLPFKKIIQKYAFKKADLIHAWGPVMTISMKEIGVDMNKVLVIPKGIDLSLFSPSINNSSKIEAIVTRSLQPEYRHDSILKAFAILNQKGIDFSLTIVGDGTRLQFLKDLAKELQIENKVIFTGKIPNTELPKLLQQSNIYISMPITEGVSASLFEAMACNCYPVVSDIPGNQSWIKHRKNGQLIEIDNIEMLTEELIWSFENPESRNNAILQNRKFVEENANYDINMKIIADKYHELLNQYSN
- a CDS encoding rhomboid family intramembrane serine protease, translated to MKDLLEKIKLIYLPFLIIAISFISIYTFLHWFLFIKFELFPAKEMFLKFWFPCGIPCILVYLFLRPRLKNLKFKDDNKSFFFHLMAVVVIIIPTMIAQEYLITATGKLTPLDTISEIPKHEKTKYYTLQKFYIDKKNIGVLNTGEATGKNNERFNMLIYVAMPILETSKETSRHECKYWLGKRYSEEISNSLSNGEKQIKFKDFAARTEKEFNDTDFNQFTYLELVGNTEDHDNFNSAIEQNTHYDLNKPFLLIAHDEPFKNRNGKKLEWVLGSLGIGLLFWFILIFFTKLKPQSFRNLKIEKKSKLESLKNTFDFLVPREDFYITPILINLNLFVFILMVCTGFGLFTFKGKDLLDWGANFRPFVEDGQWWRLLTSVFLHGGIMHLVSNMFGLYIVGLFLEPVLGKTKYLLIYLVTGFFASLASIWWHDATVSVGASGAIFGLYGLFIALSLRKVFSALVNKAYLVFSAIFVGYNLLMGLFGNIDNAAHVGGLVSGFVIGCIIASHLREQKDFDDQF